Proteins encoded within one genomic window of Haladaptatus sp. QDMS2:
- a CDS encoding helix-turn-helix domain-containing protein: protein MLVVASLLAVPATVAATPDDPLSDDGTTTNTTTTDTLSDTQTTTETTTTTEAPTATDTLTDSTESTSTAVKDETSETLDGTDESVEETSETVEDTATAVEETATDTTDDAQTTVTDTVDSTLNDAASTAEDTDSTVEDGAKTVTETVDDTLSDTDETVETVTEKMDDATETVAPSPDGTTEVSLGDTGDAELDDGTETPALDAGNETPQLDSGTETSQLDGDTENLETVSEPVTDTVATAGESVPGADDATLSEDAPATTTFVGDDEQSGDGAETPAPASDDARATADETDERKEPDRETPAPAGGAAFDGDSGGAQIEGGEKDGRTPTGDSTGTDGALAALSAVNIPEPVDDETGIALGIGAIVTAGVFRYGSAVDLSGFGQAAGQATHPLVRTQVNRVTDAIERLFRIVAPFRYSRFDDSDPLEHDGREAVYEVINESPGAYLSEVATRADIPLSTTRHHIRVLEREKLVSGAKVRGKRRFYVSQAADIELAAALADEATAAVLDALSRLGPSSVSDLAGDLERDPSTVTHHLQRLEENDIVKREREGRAVINRLSPAAKAALSPDLEPTPGEPQRVMADGSGLEER, encoded by the coding sequence ATGCTCGTAGTCGCATCACTTCTCGCCGTCCCGGCCACCGTCGCGGCGACGCCTGACGACCCGCTTTCTGACGACGGAACGACGACGAACACGACGACCACCGACACGCTCTCCGACACGCAGACGACCACCGAGACGACGACAACGACCGAAGCACCGACCGCGACTGACACGCTCACAGACAGCACAGAATCCACGAGCACAGCGGTCAAGGACGAGACGAGTGAGACGCTCGACGGAACGGACGAATCCGTCGAAGAAACGAGTGAAACCGTCGAGGACACCGCCACCGCAGTCGAGGAGACGGCAACGGACACGACCGACGACGCCCAGACGACCGTGACCGACACCGTCGATTCGACGCTCAATGACGCGGCATCGACCGCCGAGGACACGGATTCGACCGTCGAAGATGGGGCAAAGACCGTGACCGAGACGGTAGACGACACGCTCTCGGACACCGACGAGACCGTCGAAACGGTCACCGAGAAGATGGACGACGCGACGGAGACCGTCGCCCCCTCGCCAGATGGCACGACCGAGGTCTCACTCGGCGACACCGGAGACGCCGAACTCGACGACGGCACGGAGACGCCAGCATTGGATGCCGGCAATGAAACACCCCAACTCGATTCTGGGACGGAAACCTCACAGCTCGACGGGGACACAGAGAATCTCGAGACGGTAAGCGAACCCGTCACGGACACGGTAGCGACGGCCGGTGAGAGCGTCCCCGGCGCGGACGACGCGACGCTGAGCGAGGACGCGCCGGCCACCACGACGTTTGTCGGTGACGACGAGCAGTCAGGTGACGGTGCGGAAACTCCCGCCCCGGCGAGCGACGACGCGCGTGCGACGGCCGACGAGACTGACGAGCGCAAGGAACCCGACAGAGAGACCCCCGCACCCGCCGGCGGGGCCGCCTTCGACGGTGACTCTGGAGGCGCACAGATCGAAGGCGGCGAAAAAGACGGGCGGACGCCAACGGGCGATTCGACCGGGACCGACGGCGCACTTGCCGCGCTCTCCGCGGTCAACATCCCCGAACCAGTAGACGACGAGACGGGTATCGCCCTCGGTATCGGCGCAATCGTCACCGCCGGCGTCTTCCGCTATGGCTCCGCCGTCGACCTCTCAGGATTCGGACAGGCGGCAGGGCAGGCGACCCACCCGCTAGTGAGGACGCAAGTCAACAGGGTCACCGACGCGATAGAACGCCTGTTCCGCATTGTCGCGCCGTTCCGGTACAGTCGGTTCGATGACTCCGACCCACTCGAACACGACGGCCGCGAAGCCGTCTACGAGGTCATCAACGAGTCGCCCGGGGCGTACCTCTCGGAGGTGGCGACCCGCGCCGACATTCCGCTCTCGACGACCCGCCACCACATCCGCGTCCTCGAACGCGAGAAGTTGGTCTCGGGGGCGAAAGTCCGCGGCAAGCGCCGCTTCTACGTCTCGCAGGCCGCGGACATCGAACTCGCCGCGGCGCTTGCAGACGAGGCCACCGCGGCCGTCCTCGACGCGCTCTCGCGACTCGGCCCCTCGTCTGTCTCCGACCTGGCCGGGGACTTAGAACGCGACCCGAGCACGGTCACCCACCACCTCCAGCGCCTCGAGGAGAACGACATCGTGAAGCGCGAGCGAGAGGGCCGTGCGGTCATCAACCGACTCTCGCCTGCGGCGAAGGCGGCGCTGTCGCCCGACCTCGAACCGACGCCAGGCGAACCACAGCGCGTCATGGCCGACGGGTCGGGGCTAGAAGAACGCTGA
- a CDS encoding LLM class flavin-dependent oxidoreductase yields the protein MLPTHCTGEYRVPAETIRWWAREATDAGFHGLWALDHVVKPEPYRTSLLDPLIALSHAAAVAPAANLGTSILIAPLRRTANIASQALSLQHLSDGQVTLGLGAGYVPKEFEVTGVPHNERGPRLSEAVEVLNRLFAGEASFSGRFHEFEDVRIDPVLDAPPNLLAGGSSVRDEDGNRRIPRPILDRILDCGGWLARPTNPEKLEAEWNIIADHARDRGVDPDSLRRVMLQYVHVVETDDREVAHREQKAAFEDFLAADRDFDYAQEFCLTGTPDDMRADLAAVERLGFDEVILGQVVHTPEDLEKQLSLLQSAFF from the coding sequence ATGCTGCCAACCCATTGTACCGGCGAGTACCGCGTCCCCGCGGAGACGATTCGCTGGTGGGCCCGCGAAGCGACCGACGCCGGCTTTCACGGCCTCTGGGCGCTCGACCACGTCGTGAAGCCAGAACCGTACCGGACCAGTCTTCTAGACCCCCTCATCGCACTTTCGCACGCCGCGGCCGTCGCGCCCGCCGCCAACCTCGGCACCTCGATTCTCATCGCGCCGCTGCGGCGCACCGCGAACATCGCCTCGCAGGCGCTCTCGCTCCAGCACTTGAGCGATGGGCAGGTCACCCTCGGCCTCGGCGCGGGGTACGTGCCAAAAGAATTCGAGGTGACGGGCGTCCCGCACAACGAACGCGGGCCGCGTCTCAGCGAGGCCGTGGAGGTACTGAACCGCCTGTTCGCCGGAGAGGCGTCTTTCTCTGGGCGATTTCACGAGTTCGAGGACGTACGCATCGACCCGGTACTGGACGCGCCGCCGAACTTGCTCGCGGGCGGGTCGTCGGTTCGCGACGAAGACGGAAACCGACGCATCCCGCGGCCCATCCTCGACCGAATCCTCGACTGCGGCGGCTGGCTGGCCCGGCCGACCAACCCCGAAAAACTCGAAGCCGAGTGGAACATCATCGCGGACCACGCCCGCGACCGGGGCGTCGACCCCGACTCGCTGCGTCGCGTGATGCTCCAGTACGTCCACGTCGTGGAGACTGACGACCGAGAGGTGGCCCATCGCGAGCAAAAGGCGGCCTTCGAGGACTTCCTCGCGGCCGACCGGGATTTCGACTACGCACAGGAGTTCTGTCTCACCGGCACCCCAGACGACATGCGGGCCGACCTCGCCGCCGTCGAACGCCTCGGGTTCGACGAGGTCATCCTCGGACAGGTTGTTCACACGCCCGAAGACCTCGAAAAACAGCTCTCCCTCCTGCAGTCAGCGTTCTTCTAG
- a CDS encoding CHY zinc finger protein gives MPDVRGVAVDAATRCAHYDSSLDVVALKFACCETYYPCFECHEAVADHPATVWLRDRFDEPAVLCGVCETELTVTEYLDAANECPACEAEFNPGCRAHHDRYFET, from the coding sequence ATGCCCGATGTTAGGGGCGTCGCCGTGGACGCAGCGACGCGGTGTGCCCACTACGACTCGTCGCTCGACGTCGTCGCGCTCAAGTTCGCCTGCTGTGAGACGTACTACCCGTGTTTCGAGTGCCACGAGGCGGTGGCCGACCACCCGGCGACGGTCTGGCTCCGCGACCGGTTCGACGAACCGGCGGTGCTGTGTGGCGTCTGCGAGACGGAACTCACGGTCACCGAGTACCTCGACGCGGCGAACGAGTGTCCCGCGTGTGAGGCGGAGTTCAATCCGGGCTGTCGCGCTCATCACGACCGGTACTTCGAGACGTAA